The following coding sequences lie in one Methylotuvimicrobium alcaliphilum 20Z genomic window:
- the dapF gene encoding diaminopimelate epimerase produces MIEFTKMHGLGNDFVVIDAINQSISLQAEQIRTWSNRHFGIGFDQLLLVEIPVSPDADFKYRIFNADGSEVAQCGNGARCFAKFVRDKNLTDKDEIRVDTNAGQLLLKLNADGMITVNMGIPKHKPEEIPLKTQDEAKFYSVIANNIERGFGAVSLGNPHAVLQVHDIKHAPVNELGPLLESHPDFPERANIGFMQVIDRGHIKLRVYERGAAETLACGSGACAAAIIGIEQNLLDHEVIVELPGGTLTINWPGRGQPVLMTGPAVSVFEGRILL; encoded by the coding sequence ATGATCGAATTCACTAAGATGCATGGACTCGGTAACGACTTTGTCGTGATCGATGCCATCAATCAAAGCATTTCATTACAGGCCGAACAAATCCGCACCTGGTCGAACCGGCATTTCGGCATCGGCTTCGATCAATTATTATTGGTCGAAATTCCGGTTAGTCCGGATGCCGATTTCAAATACCGTATCTTCAACGCTGACGGCAGTGAGGTTGCACAATGCGGCAACGGGGCGCGCTGCTTTGCGAAATTCGTCCGCGATAAAAATTTGACAGATAAAGACGAAATCCGCGTCGATACTAATGCCGGTCAACTATTGCTGAAGCTCAATGCGGACGGCATGATCACGGTCAACATGGGCATTCCTAAACACAAACCTGAAGAAATCCCGCTAAAGACACAGGATGAAGCGAAGTTTTACAGCGTTATCGCCAATAATATCGAAAGAGGTTTCGGCGCGGTTTCGCTGGGGAACCCGCATGCCGTGCTTCAGGTTCACGACATCAAGCACGCGCCGGTCAATGAATTAGGACCGTTACTGGAAAGCCATCCCGATTTTCCCGAGCGCGCCAATATCGGTTTCATGCAAGTCATCGACCGCGGCCATATCAAGCTTCGCGTTTATGAGCGCGGAGCAGCGGAAACACTTGCCTGCGGAAGCGGCGCTTGCGCTGCCGCGATCATCGGCATCGAACAAAATCTACTCGATCATGAAGTCATCGTCGAACTGCCCGGCGGAACATTAACGATAAATTGGCCGGGGAGAGGACAA
- the lysA gene encoding diaminopimelate decarboxylase, which produces MDFFNYKSGELFAEDCPVREIAAKHGTPCYIYSRATLERHWHAFDRPFGDRPHLICYAVKANSNLAVLNILARLGSGFDIVSAGELERVLAAGGDPKKIVFSGVGKRSDEILSALKTGIRCFNIEVGGELDRINELAGELGVKAPVSFRVNPDVDAKTHPYISTGLKENKFGIAIEQALLEYQRAAAMPNIDIIGIDCHIGSQLTDTTPFLDALGRILDLVDELKKMGIALHHLDLGGGLGIRYRDEQPPEPADYVEALLNRLNQSKLTDDVEILLEPGRAIAGNAGILVTQVEYLKTTADKNFAIVDAAMNDLIRPSLYSAWQEIIPVRSQSSADENHWDIVGPVCETGDFLGKDRKLRLSPEDLLAVRSSGAYGFTMSSNYNSRPRAAEVMVDGGDCHLIRERETLAHLWAGEQLLP; this is translated from the coding sequence ATGGATTTTTTTAATTATAAAAGCGGCGAATTGTTCGCTGAAGACTGTCCGGTGCGGGAAATCGCAGCTAAACATGGAACCCCGTGCTACATTTATTCACGCGCCACGTTGGAACGACATTGGCATGCTTTCGACCGTCCCTTCGGCGATAGGCCGCACCTGATCTGTTATGCCGTCAAGGCCAATTCCAATCTAGCGGTGCTGAATATTTTGGCCAGGTTAGGATCGGGTTTCGATATCGTTTCGGCCGGCGAACTCGAGCGAGTCTTGGCCGCAGGCGGCGATCCGAAAAAAATTGTGTTTTCGGGCGTCGGTAAACGCAGCGATGAAATCCTAAGTGCGCTGAAGACCGGTATCCGTTGCTTCAATATCGAGGTCGGCGGAGAGTTGGATAGAATCAATGAACTGGCAGGCGAACTCGGCGTTAAAGCCCCGGTTTCATTCCGCGTCAATCCCGACGTCGATGCGAAAACCCATCCTTACATCTCGACCGGTTTGAAAGAAAACAAATTCGGCATTGCGATTGAACAAGCCTTGCTTGAATATCAACGCGCCGCGGCAATGCCGAATATCGATATCATCGGCATCGACTGCCATATCGGTTCGCAATTGACCGACACGACGCCCTTTTTGGACGCATTGGGCCGGATACTCGATCTTGTCGACGAACTAAAAAAAATGGGAATCGCCCTGCACCACCTGGATCTCGGAGGCGGTCTCGGCATCCGTTATCGCGACGAACAACCGCCGGAACCGGCCGATTATGTTGAAGCCCTACTCAATCGCTTGAATCAATCTAAACTGACTGATGATGTTGAAATCCTACTCGAACCCGGCCGGGCCATCGCCGGCAATGCTGGCATTCTAGTCACGCAGGTCGAATATCTTAAAACCACGGCCGACAAAAATTTTGCGATTGTCGACGCGGCGATGAACGATTTAATCCGCCCTTCGCTCTACAGCGCTTGGCAGGAAATCATTCCGGTTCGAAGCCAAAGTTCGGCGGATGAAAATCATTGGGATATCGTGGGTCCAGTCTGCGAAACCGGCGATTTTCTCGGCAAGGACCGCAAATTGAGACTCTCGCCCGAAGACTTGCTCGCGGTACGATCTTCCGGCGCCTATGGCTTTACGATGAGTTCCAACTATAATTCAAGACCGCGCGCCGCCGAAGTCATGGTCGATGGCGGCGATTGCCACCTGATTCGCGAGCGAGAAACCCTTGCACACTTATGGGCTGGCGAACAATTACTGCCTTAA
- the lptM gene encoding LPS translocon maturation chaperone LptM — protein sequence MNYSKLLIAPFIALWITACGQTGPLYLPDGPAPIHVPKEQPTDIETDEED from the coding sequence ATGAATTATTCCAAACTTTTAATCGCTCCCTTTATCGCATTATGGATCACTGCCTGCGGACAAACCGGACCGCTTTATTTGCCGGACGGACCGGCGCCGATCCATGTCCCAAAAGAACAACCGACCGATATCGAAACTGACGAAGAAGACTAA
- a CDS encoding TRAP transporter large permease, which translates to MDNMMALWMFATVFVVLLSGFPVAFALSGTALAFAGLGLLLGNFDIAFLNALPNRLYGIIGNETLIAVPLFVFMGVMLERSRIAESLLEAMTNLFGTLRGGLGIAVTLVGMLMAASTGIVGATVVTMGLLSLPTMLRKNYDPAVACGTICASGTLGQIIPPSIVLVLLGDIISTAYQQAQLDMGVFAPESISVGDLFAGALLPGLGLVAMYLIYIALLAWLRPNLMPAAEQNARLEPGFYRSLLFSLAPPLILILSVLGSIIGGLATPTEAASVGAFGAIILAFAKCELNLATLQEVMRSTTQTTSMVFLILIGAALFSLVFRGFEGDELIVNLLSDLPGGEFGAVFSVMLVMFFLGFVLDFIEITFVVVPIVGPVLLAMGIDPVWLGIMIALNLQTSFLTPPFGFALFYLRGVAPAEVSTGQIYKGVMPFIAIQLIMLAVLAYWPQLATWLPTQIYNDAL; encoded by the coding sequence ATGGATAATATGATGGCTTTGTGGATGTTTGCCACGGTTTTTGTCGTGCTATTAAGCGGTTTTCCGGTCGCCTTTGCATTGAGCGGCACCGCGCTGGCATTCGCGGGACTGGGTTTATTGCTGGGCAATTTCGACATCGCATTTTTAAACGCATTGCCGAACCGTTTATACGGCATCATCGGTAATGAAACGCTGATCGCGGTACCGCTTTTCGTGTTCATGGGCGTCATGCTCGAACGGTCGCGCATAGCCGAAAGCCTTTTGGAAGCGATGACTAATTTGTTCGGCACCCTGCGCGGCGGCCTAGGCATCGCGGTAACTTTGGTCGGCATGTTGATGGCGGCAAGCACCGGCATCGTCGGCGCTACCGTGGTCACGATGGGCCTGTTGTCACTACCGACCATGCTGCGCAAGAATTACGATCCGGCCGTAGCCTGCGGCACGATTTGCGCGTCCGGCACATTAGGTCAAATAATTCCGCCGTCTATCGTCCTGGTTTTGCTCGGCGATATCATTTCCACGGCCTATCAACAAGCTCAGCTCGACATGGGGGTATTTGCTCCGGAATCGATTTCGGTCGGCGATTTATTCGCCGGTGCGCTACTGCCGGGACTCGGCCTAGTCGCAATGTATTTAATCTATATTGCCTTGCTGGCCTGGCTGCGTCCGAACTTGATGCCGGCCGCAGAACAAAACGCCCGGCTCGAACCGGGCTTTTATCGGAGCCTATTGTTTAGCCTGGCGCCGCCGTTAATATTGATTCTCTCGGTACTCGGTTCAATCATAGGCGGCCTGGCTACGCCGACCGAAGCGGCATCGGTCGGCGCTTTCGGTGCCATTATTCTGGCTTTCGCAAAATGCGAGTTGAATTTAGCTACACTGCAGGAAGTTATGCGCAGCACCACGCAAACCACGAGCATGGTGTTTCTAATCCTGATCGGCGCAGCCTTGTTTTCGTTAGTATTTCGTGGGTTTGAGGGCGATGAACTGATCGTTAACCTGCTCTCGGACTTACCGGGCGGTGAATTCGGCGCCGTATTCAGCGTGATGCTGGTGATGTTTTTTCTCGGCTTCGTGTTGGATTTTATCGAAATCACCTTCGTCGTGGTGCCGATCGTCGGCCCGGTACTGTTGGCGATGGGTATCGACCCGGTCTGGCTCGGCATCATGATCGCGCTAAACCTGCAAACGTCGTTTTTGACACCGCCGTTCGGTTTCGCGTTATTTTATCTGCGCGGCGTGGCTCCGGCGGAGGTTTCGACCGGCCAAATCTATAAAGGCGTGATGCCTTTTATCGCAATTCAGCTTATCATGTTGGCCGTTTTGGCTTATTGGCCGCAGCTGGCCACTTGGCTTCCTACTCAGATTTACAACGATGCATTATGA
- a CDS encoding TRAP transporter small permease subunit — protein MPSTVQFCRRLADIIDSLNEWIGTTVSWLTLIMVVVTFTIVMLRYAFNYNSIAMQESVSYMHALVFMLGAAYTLKTGAHVRVDIFYQRLGRTARAWIDCCGVVLLLLPVSGFILYSSWDYVAESWKIFESSSNSGGLPGVFLIKTTIPLTACLLILQGISMFLANLMIALGIDRSDEPGSIETRDNG, from the coding sequence ATGCCTTCGACTGTTCAGTTCTGTCGCCGCCTTGCCGATATAATCGACTCGCTTAACGAATGGATCGGGACGACCGTATCCTGGCTAACGTTGATCATGGTCGTAGTAACGTTTACGATCGTCATGCTTCGTTATGCGTTTAATTACAATTCGATCGCCATGCAGGAGTCGGTTTCCTATATGCATGCGCTGGTGTTTATGCTGGGTGCGGCCTACACTTTGAAAACCGGCGCCCATGTCCGGGTCGATATCTTTTATCAACGCCTTGGCAGAACAGCCCGCGCCTGGATCGATTGCTGCGGCGTCGTATTGTTATTGCTGCCGGTTTCAGGATTTATTCTTTACAGCAGTTGGGATTATGTCGCCGAATCTTGGAAAATCTTCGAAAGCTCGAGTAATTCCGGCGGCCTTCCCGGGGTGTTCTTGATCAAAACCACCATTCCATTGACCGCTTGCCTTTTGATCCTGCAAGGGATTTCCATGTTCCTCGCTAACTTAATGATTGCCTTGGGTATTGATCGCTCGGATGAGCCCGGCTCAATAGAGACTCGTGACAATGGATAA
- a CDS encoding lytic transglycosylase domain-containing protein has translation MQRQTLVISLLSAAMALLPACSSSPSRHVEIKPTTPPRVSTGSQWAYKPAIAAKFAQKEQGVFPRPPTLEPAVDFWRKTYGVWHRSEVAFHDDRYMGVIYEVMRLPGNVGEGLTNQQKAMVEQRKAFWKNRLSDLDRKLRAKAPLDEFDKQIVARIQSQGNLHEILPEASQRLRSQRGIKERFKRGMEISGRYDAQFRSIFREYNLPEDFAYLPHVESSFQASAKSHAGAVGMWQFTKGAAETFMPGKNRPDRRHDPIASAHGAARYLKYAYNKLNDWPTAVTSYNHGIGGMSRAQNQVGRDFEQIVERYNSPIFGFASRNYYAQFLAARDIAANPLAYFREGVNFEGPMGSTHYLASE, from the coding sequence ATGCAGCGACAAACTCTTGTCATTTCATTATTATCCGCGGCAATGGCATTGCTTCCGGCTTGCAGCAGTTCTCCTTCACGGCATGTTGAAATTAAACCGACGACTCCGCCAAGAGTTTCTACCGGCTCTCAGTGGGCCTATAAACCGGCTATAGCCGCTAAGTTCGCGCAAAAAGAGCAGGGCGTATTTCCTAGGCCGCCAACATTGGAACCGGCAGTCGATTTTTGGCGTAAGACTTATGGGGTATGGCATCGTTCGGAAGTCGCTTTTCATGATGATCGCTATATGGGCGTTATCTATGAAGTGATGAGGTTACCGGGCAATGTCGGCGAAGGTTTGACTAACCAACAAAAAGCGATGGTCGAACAGCGCAAAGCATTTTGGAAAAATCGCTTGAGCGACTTAGACAGGAAATTGCGAGCTAAAGCGCCGCTTGACGAATTCGATAAACAAATCGTCGCCAGAATCCAAAGCCAAGGTAATTTGCATGAGATTTTGCCGGAGGCCAGTCAAAGATTACGTTCGCAACGCGGCATAAAAGAACGCTTTAAACGCGGCATGGAGATCAGCGGTCGTTATGATGCGCAATTTAGAAGCATTTTCCGCGAATACAATTTGCCGGAGGATTTTGCCTATTTGCCGCATGTCGAGTCGTCATTTCAAGCTTCCGCAAAATCCCACGCCGGCGCGGTCGGCATGTGGCAGTTTACGAAAGGAGCCGCCGAAACGTTTATGCCGGGTAAAAACAGACCCGATAGGCGGCATGATCCAATCGCCTCGGCTCATGGCGCGGCTCGTTATTTAAAGTATGCTTACAACAAACTCAACGATTGGCCGACTGCGGTGACTTCTTATAATCACGGTATAGGCGGAATGTCGCGGGCACAAAATCAAGTCGGCCGCGATTTCGAACAAATCGTCGAACGATACAATAGCCCGATATTCGGGTTTGCGTCGCGTAATTATTATGCACAGTTTTTAGCTGCGAGAGACATTGCGGCAAACCCCTTGGCTTACTTCCGCGAAGGCGTAAACTTTGAAGGCCCGATGGGCTCGACTCACTATCTCGCCTCGGAATAA
- a CDS encoding DUF5765 domain-containing protein — translation MCFSANMSLGLGVVGLAASSVTFLDKSETLQVRLARTYAILHFSMMEFIQYFAYPVADQCGYGTNLFLSELSTYHISLQAFAIMPALASYSSDKEALKKAFYFSATLSSLFLIFNFLPKEWQLFGIEPNFIGNKVACLYSGIYHIGYAIPSAFGLLITHGSLFALALSGFMWPDNWKMASYHCVMALMTLLMPQWLFGVSTGEAAAIYCLFSIPITISFLPHFKQFFAVMPQQLQRA, via the coding sequence ATGTGTTTTAGTGCGAATATGTCTTTAGGTCTGGGGGTGGTAGGCTTGGCAGCTTCAAGCGTGACTTTTTTAGATAAGAGCGAAACCCTACAGGTGAGATTGGCGAGAACCTACGCGATACTGCATTTTTCAATGATGGAATTCATTCAATATTTCGCCTATCCGGTTGCCGACCAATGCGGTTACGGCACGAATCTTTTTCTTAGCGAGTTATCGACATATCACATCAGTCTGCAGGCATTTGCGATTATGCCGGCATTGGCCAGCTATTCCTCGGATAAAGAAGCACTAAAAAAAGCATTTTACTTTAGCGCGACATTGAGTTCGTTATTTCTAATCTTCAATTTCCTGCCCAAGGAATGGCAATTATTCGGAATCGAGCCGAATTTTATCGGTAACAAAGTGGCTTGTCTTTACAGCGGGATTTATCACATCGGTTATGCGATACCGAGTGCTTTCGGTTTGTTGATTACCCACGGATCCCTTTTTGCGTTGGCATTGAGTGGGTTTATGTGGCCGGACAATTGGAAAATGGCTTCCTACCACTGCGTAATGGCATTGATGACCTTGCTGATGCCGCAATGGCTATTCGGCGTGTCGACCGGCGAAGCGGCGGCGATTTATTGCCTGTTCTCGATACCGATCACAATCAGCTTCTTGCCGCATTTCAAACAATTTTTTGCGGTAATGCCGCAGCAATTACAAAGGGCTTAG
- a CDS encoding nucleotidyltransferase family protein: MQRTNLVQKARIRKKLGVVAYLKQAFKDFSCPVYLFGSYATEQFHGNSDVDILVISPKESIQINYRKACDKMSELGLGYDILVTDSLEQLDRSIVDSLLKINVT; the protein is encoded by the coding sequence ATGCAAAGGACTAATCTTGTCCAAAAAGCTAGAATCCGAAAGAAGCTGGGCGTCGTGGCTTATCTCAAACAAGCTTTTAAAGATTTTTCCTGTCCGGTTTATTTGTTCGGTTCTTATGCAACAGAACAATTTCACGGCAACTCGGATGTGGATATTTTAGTAATATCGCCAAAAGAGTCGATTCAAATAAATTACCGCAAAGCGTGCGATAAAATGTCGGAATTAGGACTTGGTTATGACATTTTAGTAACCGATTCATTAGAGCAATTGGATCGGAGCATCGTGGATTCCCTTCTAAAAATAAATGTAACTTAG